The Capra hircus breed San Clemente chromosome 2, ASM170441v1, whole genome shotgun sequence genome window below encodes:
- the SLC4A3 gene encoding anion exchange protein 3 isoform X1 has product MANGVIPPPGGASPLPQVRVPLEEPPLSPDMEEDDDLGKTLAVSRFGDLISKPPAWDPEKPSRSYSERDFEFHRHTSHHTHHPLSARLPPPHKLRRLPPTSARQTRRKRKKEKTSAPPSEGTPPIQEEGGAGVDEEEEEEEEEGESEAEPAEPPPPGSPPKAKFSIGSDEDDSPGLSGRAAFTKPLPSVGPSSDKSPQHSVSSPSPRARVSRVTGEKGRPWSPSASYDLRERLCPGSALGGPGGPEQQVPTDEAEAQMLGSADLDDMKSHRLEDNPGVRRHLVKKPSRTQSGRGSASGLAPVLRRKKKQQQLDRRPHEVFVELNELMLDRSQEPHWRETARWIKFEEDVEEETERWGKPHVASLSFRSLLELRRTIAHGAALLDLEQTTLPGIAHLVVETMIVSDQIRPEDRASVLRTLLLKHSHPNDDKDSGFFPRNASSSSVNSVLGNHHPTPSHGPDGAVPTMADDLGEPAPLWPHDPEAKEKPLHMPGGDGHRGKSLKLLEKIPEDAEATVVLVGCVPFLEQPAAAFVRLNEAVLLESVLEVPVPVRFLFVMLGPSHTSTDYHELGRSIATLMSDKLFHEAAYQADDRQDLLSAISEFLDGSIVIPPSEVEGRDLLRSVAAFQRELLRKRREREQTKAELTTQGGYVAPGKELSMELGSSEAAPDDDPLLRTGSVFGGLVRDVKRRYPHYPSDLRDALHSQCVAAVLFIYFAALSPAITFGGLLGEKTEGLMGVSELIVSTAVLGVLFSLLGAQPLLVVGFSGPLLVFEEAFFKFCRAQDLEYLTGRVWVGLWLVVFVLALVAAEGSFLVRYISPFTQEIFAFLISLIFIYETFHKLYKVFTEHPLLPFYPPEGALEAELDLNASALPPTEGPPGPRNQPNTALLSLILMLGTFLIAFFLRKFRNSRFLGGKARRIIGDFGIPISILVMVLVDYSITDTYTQKLTVPTGLSVTSPSKRTWFIPPLGSARPFPPWMMVAAAVPALLVLILIFMETQITALIVSQKARRLLKGSGFHLDLLLIGSLGGLCGLFGLPWLTAATVRSVTHVNALTVMRTAIAPGDKPQIQEVREQRVTGVLIASLVGLSIVMGAVLRRIPLAVLFGIFLYMGVTSLSGIQLSQRLLLILMPAKHHPEQPYVTKVKTWRMHLFTCIQLGCIALLWVVKSTAASLAFPFVLLLTVPLRRCLLPRLFQDRELQALDSEDAEPNFDEDGQDEYNELHMPV; this is encoded by the exons ATGGCCAACGGAGTGATCCCGCCACCCGGGGGCGCCTCCCCCCTACCCCAG GTCCGGGTGCCCTTGGAGGAGCCACCTCTGAGTCCAGACATGGAGGAGGACGATGACTTGGGCAAGACCTTGGCTGTGAGCAGGTTTGGGGACCTCATCAGCAAGCCCCCGGCCTGGGACCCCGAGAAGCCCAGCCGCAGCTACAGCGAGCGGGACTTTGAGT TTCACCGACACACATCCCACCACACCCACCACCCGCTCTCGGCGCGCCTGCCTCCACCCCACAAGCTGCGGCGACTGCCCCCCACCTCTGCTCGGCAgaccaggaggaagaggaagaaagagaaaacctcTGCTCCCCCCTCCGAGGGGACCCCTCCCATCCAGGAGGAGGGGGGAGCCGGAgtggatgaggaggaggaggaagaggaagaagagggggaatcTGAGGCTGAACCTGcagagcccccacccccagggtccCCACCGAAAGCAAAG TTCTCCATTGGAAGTGACGAGGATGACAGTCCTGGCCTCTCCGGGAGGGCTGCCTTCACCAAGCCCCTGCCCTCGGTGGGCCCAAGCTCGGACAAGAGCCCCCAGCACTCCGTCAG CTCTCCTAGTCCCCGGGCCCGCGTCTCCCGAGTCACCGGAGAGAAGGGCCGACCGTGGAGCCCGTCGGCCAGCTATGACCTGAGGGAGCGGCTGTGCCCAGGCAGTGCCCTGGGCGGCCCGGGTGGCCCGGAGCAGCAGGTGCCCACTGACGAGGCGGAGGCTCAGATGCTGGGCTCTGCAGACCTGGATGATATGAAGA GTCACCGGCTGGAGGACAACCCTGGTGTGCGGCGGCACCTGGTCAAGAAGCCATCTCGGACACAGAGTGGGAGGGGCAGCGCCAGTGGCCTGGCCCCCGTCCTGCGCAGgaagaagaagcagcagcagctggaccgTCGGCCCCATGAG GTGTTTGTGGAGCTGAACGAGCTGATGCTGGATCGCAGCCAGGAGCCCCACTGGCGGGAGACGGCCCGCTGGATCAAGTTTGAGGAGGATGTGGAGGAAGAGACGGAGCGCTGGGGAAAGCCCCACGTGGCCTCGCTCTCCTTCCGAAGCCTGCTGGAACTCAGGAGGACCATAGCCCACG GGGCTGCCCTTCTCGACCTGGAGCAGACCACTCTGCCAGGCATCGCGCACCTCGTGGTGGAGACTATGATTGTGTCTGACCAGATCCGGCCGGAGGACAGGGCCAGTGTCCTTCGCACTCTGCTGCTGAAACACAG CCATCCCAATGATGACAAAGACAGTGGCTTCTTTCCCCGAAATGCGTCCAGCTCCAGTGTGAACTCTGTCCTAGGGAATCACCACCCAACCCCCAGCCACGGCCCTGACGGTGCAGTGCCCACCATGGCTGATGACCTGGGGGAGCCAGCCCCACTCTGGCCTCACGACCCTGAGGCCAAGGAG AAGCCCCTGCACATGCCTGGGGGAGATGGTCACCGGGGGAAAAGCCTGAAGCTGCTGGAGAAGATCCCTGAAGATGCTGAGGCTACTGTTGTGCTCGTGG GCTGTGTGCCTTTCTTGGAGCAGCCAGCGGCCGCCTTTGTGCGCCTGAACGAGGCCGTACTCTTGGAGTCTGTGCTTGAGGTCCCCGTGCCAGTTCGCTTCCTCTTCGTGATGCTGGGGCCAAGCCACACCAGCACCGACTATCATGAGCTTGGGCGCTCCATTGCCACCCTCATGTCTGACAAG CTGTTCCATGAGGCTGCCTACCAGGCGGACGACCGGCAGGACCTCCTGAGCGCCATCAGCGAGTTCCTGGATGGCAGCATCGTGATCCCCCCGTCCGAGGTGGAAGGCCGAGACCTGCTGCGCTCCGTGGCTGCCTTCCAGCGCGAGCTGCTCAGAAAGCGCCGGGAGCGTGAGCAGACCAAAGCTGAGCTGACCACCCAGGGTGGCTACGTGGCCCCCGGGAAAG AACTGTCAATGGAACTGGGGAGCTCTGAGGCTGCCCCTGATGATGACCCCCTGCTGCGGACTGGCTCAGTGTTTGGGGGGCTTGTCCGGGACGTGAAGCGCCGGTACCCGCACTACCCCAGTGACCTGCGGGACGCCCTGCACTCCCAGTGTGTGGCCGCCGTGCTCTTCATCTACTTCGCTGCCCTCAGCCCCGCCATCACCTTCGGGGGGCTGCTag GGGAGAAGACAGAGGGGCTGATGGGTGTGTCTGAGCTGATCGTCTCCACGGCTGTGCTTGGcgttctcttttctctgctggGGGCCCAGCCGCTGCTCGTGGTCGGCTTCTCGGGGCCACTGCTCGTCTTTGAAGAAGCCTTCTTCAAG TTCTGCCGGGCCCAGGACTTGGAGTATCTCACGGGCCGTGTGTGGGTTGGCCTCTGGCTGGTGGTCTTCGTCCTCGCCCTAGTGGCCGCGGAAGGCAGCTTCCTGGTCCGCTACATCTCACCTTTCACCCAGGAGATCTTCGCCTTCCTCATCTCGCTCATTTTCATCTATGAGACCTTCCACAAGCTCTACAAG GTGTTCACGGAGCACCCACTGCTGCCATTCTACCCCCCTGAGGGAGCCCTGGAGGCGGAGCTGGACCTGAATGCGAGTGCCCTGCCCCCCACCGAGGGGCCGCCGGGCCCCAGGAACCAGCCCAACACGGCTCTGCTGTCCCTCATCCTCATGCTGGGGACCTTCCTCATCGCCTTCTTCCTGCGCAAGTTCAGAAACAGCCGCTTCCTGGGCGGCAAG GCTCGCCGCATCATCGGGGACTTTGGCATCCCAATTTCCATTCTGGTGATGGTCCTGGTGGATTACTCCATCACAGACACCTACACACAG AAGCTGACGGTGCCCACGGGGCTCTCAGTGACCTCCCCCAGCAAGCGCACGTGGTTCATCCCGCCTCTGGGCAGTGCGCGTCCTTTCCCGCCCTGGATGATGGTGGCGGCCGCTGTGCCTGCACTCCTGGTCCTCATCCTGATCTTCATGGAGACACAGATCACTGC GCTCATCGTTAGCCAGAAGGCGCGGAGGCTGCTCAAAGGCTCTGGCTTCCACCTGGACCTGCTTCTGATCGGCTCCCTGGGTGGGCTCTGTGGCTTGTTTGGGTTGCCCTGGCTCACGGCTGCCACCGTCCGCTCGGTGACCCACGTGAATGCGCTGACCGTTATGCGCACTGCCATTGCGCCCGGCGACAAGCCCCAGATCCAGGAAGTTCGGGAGCAGCGGGTCACTGGAGTGCTCATCGCCAGCCTTGTAG gtctGTCCATCGTCATGGGGGCTGTGCTACGTCGGATCCCACTGGCCGTGCTCTTTGGGATTTTCCTGTACATGGGGGTCACATCGCTGTCTGGTATCCAGCTGTCCCAGCGTCTATTGCTCATCCTCATGCCGGCAAAACACCATCCCGAACAGCCCTACGTGACCAAG GTGAAGACCTGGCGGATGCACCTCTTTACGTGCATTCAGCTGGGCTGCATCGCACTGCTCTGGGTGGTCAAGTCCACGGCGGCCTCACTCGCCTTTCCCTTCGTGCTGCTGCTCACAGTGCCTCTGAGGCGTTGCCTTCTGCCCCGGCTCTTCCAGGACAGGGAGCTGCAGGCG CTGGACTCTGAAGATGCTGAACCAAACTTTGATGAAGATGGCCAGGACGAGTACAACGAACTTCATATGCCCGTGTGA
- the SLC4A3 gene encoding anion exchange protein 3 isoform X3 has translation MLGSADLDDMKSHRLEDNPGVRRHLVKKPSRTQSGRGSASGLAPVLRRKKKQQQLDRRPHEVFVELNELMLDRSQEPHWRETARWIKFEEDVEEETERWGKPHVASLSFRSLLELRRTIAHGAALLDLEQTTLPGIAHLVVETMIVSDQIRPEDRASVLRTLLLKHSHPNDDKDSGFFPRNASSSSVNSVLGNHHPTPSHGPDGAVPTMADDLGEPAPLWPHDPEAKEKPLHMPGGDGHRGKSLKLLEKIPEDAEATVVLVGCVPFLEQPAAAFVRLNEAVLLESVLEVPVPVRFLFVMLGPSHTSTDYHELGRSIATLMSDKLFHEAAYQADDRQDLLSAISEFLDGSIVIPPSEVEGRDLLRSVAAFQRELLRKRREREQTKAELTTQGGYVAPGKELSMELGSSEAAPDDDPLLRTGSVFGGLVRDVKRRYPHYPSDLRDALHSQCVAAVLFIYFAALSPAITFGGLLGEKTEGLMGVSELIVSTAVLGVLFSLLGAQPLLVVGFSGPLLVFEEAFFKFCRAQDLEYLTGRVWVGLWLVVFVLALVAAEGSFLVRYISPFTQEIFAFLISLIFIYETFHKLYKVFTEHPLLPFYPPEGALEAELDLNASALPPTEGPPGPRNQPNTALLSLILMLGTFLIAFFLRKFRNSRFLGGKARRIIGDFGIPISILVMVLVDYSITDTYTQKLTVPTGLSVTSPSKRTWFIPPLGSARPFPPWMMVAAAVPALLVLILIFMETQITALIVSQKARRLLKGSGFHLDLLLIGSLGGLCGLFGLPWLTAATVRSVTHVNALTVMRTAIAPGDKPQIQEVREQRVTGVLIASLVGLSIVMGAVLRRIPLAVLFGIFLYMGVTSLSGIQLSQRLLLILMPAKHHPEQPYVTKVKTWRMHLFTCIQLGCIALLWVVKSTAASLAFPFVLLLTVPLRRCLLPRLFQDRELQALDSEDAEPNFDEDGQDEYNELHMPV, from the exons ATGCTGGGCTCTGCAGACCTGGATGATATGAAGA GTCACCGGCTGGAGGACAACCCTGGTGTGCGGCGGCACCTGGTCAAGAAGCCATCTCGGACACAGAGTGGGAGGGGCAGCGCCAGTGGCCTGGCCCCCGTCCTGCGCAGgaagaagaagcagcagcagctggaccgTCGGCCCCATGAG GTGTTTGTGGAGCTGAACGAGCTGATGCTGGATCGCAGCCAGGAGCCCCACTGGCGGGAGACGGCCCGCTGGATCAAGTTTGAGGAGGATGTGGAGGAAGAGACGGAGCGCTGGGGAAAGCCCCACGTGGCCTCGCTCTCCTTCCGAAGCCTGCTGGAACTCAGGAGGACCATAGCCCACG GGGCTGCCCTTCTCGACCTGGAGCAGACCACTCTGCCAGGCATCGCGCACCTCGTGGTGGAGACTATGATTGTGTCTGACCAGATCCGGCCGGAGGACAGGGCCAGTGTCCTTCGCACTCTGCTGCTGAAACACAG CCATCCCAATGATGACAAAGACAGTGGCTTCTTTCCCCGAAATGCGTCCAGCTCCAGTGTGAACTCTGTCCTAGGGAATCACCACCCAACCCCCAGCCACGGCCCTGACGGTGCAGTGCCCACCATGGCTGATGACCTGGGGGAGCCAGCCCCACTCTGGCCTCACGACCCTGAGGCCAAGGAG AAGCCCCTGCACATGCCTGGGGGAGATGGTCACCGGGGGAAAAGCCTGAAGCTGCTGGAGAAGATCCCTGAAGATGCTGAGGCTACTGTTGTGCTCGTGG GCTGTGTGCCTTTCTTGGAGCAGCCAGCGGCCGCCTTTGTGCGCCTGAACGAGGCCGTACTCTTGGAGTCTGTGCTTGAGGTCCCCGTGCCAGTTCGCTTCCTCTTCGTGATGCTGGGGCCAAGCCACACCAGCACCGACTATCATGAGCTTGGGCGCTCCATTGCCACCCTCATGTCTGACAAG CTGTTCCATGAGGCTGCCTACCAGGCGGACGACCGGCAGGACCTCCTGAGCGCCATCAGCGAGTTCCTGGATGGCAGCATCGTGATCCCCCCGTCCGAGGTGGAAGGCCGAGACCTGCTGCGCTCCGTGGCTGCCTTCCAGCGCGAGCTGCTCAGAAAGCGCCGGGAGCGTGAGCAGACCAAAGCTGAGCTGACCACCCAGGGTGGCTACGTGGCCCCCGGGAAAG AACTGTCAATGGAACTGGGGAGCTCTGAGGCTGCCCCTGATGATGACCCCCTGCTGCGGACTGGCTCAGTGTTTGGGGGGCTTGTCCGGGACGTGAAGCGCCGGTACCCGCACTACCCCAGTGACCTGCGGGACGCCCTGCACTCCCAGTGTGTGGCCGCCGTGCTCTTCATCTACTTCGCTGCCCTCAGCCCCGCCATCACCTTCGGGGGGCTGCTag GGGAGAAGACAGAGGGGCTGATGGGTGTGTCTGAGCTGATCGTCTCCACGGCTGTGCTTGGcgttctcttttctctgctggGGGCCCAGCCGCTGCTCGTGGTCGGCTTCTCGGGGCCACTGCTCGTCTTTGAAGAAGCCTTCTTCAAG TTCTGCCGGGCCCAGGACTTGGAGTATCTCACGGGCCGTGTGTGGGTTGGCCTCTGGCTGGTGGTCTTCGTCCTCGCCCTAGTGGCCGCGGAAGGCAGCTTCCTGGTCCGCTACATCTCACCTTTCACCCAGGAGATCTTCGCCTTCCTCATCTCGCTCATTTTCATCTATGAGACCTTCCACAAGCTCTACAAG GTGTTCACGGAGCACCCACTGCTGCCATTCTACCCCCCTGAGGGAGCCCTGGAGGCGGAGCTGGACCTGAATGCGAGTGCCCTGCCCCCCACCGAGGGGCCGCCGGGCCCCAGGAACCAGCCCAACACGGCTCTGCTGTCCCTCATCCTCATGCTGGGGACCTTCCTCATCGCCTTCTTCCTGCGCAAGTTCAGAAACAGCCGCTTCCTGGGCGGCAAG GCTCGCCGCATCATCGGGGACTTTGGCATCCCAATTTCCATTCTGGTGATGGTCCTGGTGGATTACTCCATCACAGACACCTACACACAG AAGCTGACGGTGCCCACGGGGCTCTCAGTGACCTCCCCCAGCAAGCGCACGTGGTTCATCCCGCCTCTGGGCAGTGCGCGTCCTTTCCCGCCCTGGATGATGGTGGCGGCCGCTGTGCCTGCACTCCTGGTCCTCATCCTGATCTTCATGGAGACACAGATCACTGC GCTCATCGTTAGCCAGAAGGCGCGGAGGCTGCTCAAAGGCTCTGGCTTCCACCTGGACCTGCTTCTGATCGGCTCCCTGGGTGGGCTCTGTGGCTTGTTTGGGTTGCCCTGGCTCACGGCTGCCACCGTCCGCTCGGTGACCCACGTGAATGCGCTGACCGTTATGCGCACTGCCATTGCGCCCGGCGACAAGCCCCAGATCCAGGAAGTTCGGGAGCAGCGGGTCACTGGAGTGCTCATCGCCAGCCTTGTAG gtctGTCCATCGTCATGGGGGCTGTGCTACGTCGGATCCCACTGGCCGTGCTCTTTGGGATTTTCCTGTACATGGGGGTCACATCGCTGTCTGGTATCCAGCTGTCCCAGCGTCTATTGCTCATCCTCATGCCGGCAAAACACCATCCCGAACAGCCCTACGTGACCAAG GTGAAGACCTGGCGGATGCACCTCTTTACGTGCATTCAGCTGGGCTGCATCGCACTGCTCTGGGTGGTCAAGTCCACGGCGGCCTCACTCGCCTTTCCCTTCGTGCTGCTGCTCACAGTGCCTCTGAGGCGTTGCCTTCTGCCCCGGCTCTTCCAGGACAGGGAGCTGCAGGCG CTGGACTCTGAAGATGCTGAACCAAACTTTGATGAAGATGGCCAGGACGAGTACAACGAACTTCATATGCCCGTGTGA
- the SLC4A3 gene encoding anion exchange protein 3 isoform X2 → MANGVIPPPGGASPLPQVRVPLEEPPLSPDMEEDDDLGKTLAVSRFGDLISKPPAWDPEKPSRSYSERDFEFHRHTSHHTHHPLSARLPPPHKLRRLPPTSARQTRRKRKKEKTSAPPSEGTPPIQEEGGAGVDEEEEEEEEEGESEAEPAEPPPPGSPPKAKFSIGSDEDDSPGLSGRAAFTKPLPSVGPSSDKSPQHSVSSPSPRARVSRVTGEKGRPWSPSASYDLRERLCPGSALGGPGGPEQQVPTDEAEAQMLGSADLDDMKSHRLEDNPGVRRHLVKKPSRTQSGRGSASGLAPVLRRKKKQQQLDRRPHEVFVELNELMLDRSQEPHWRETARWIKFEEDVEEETERWGKPHVASLSFRSLLELRRTIAHGAALLDLEQTTLPGIAHLVVETMIVSDQIRPEDRASVLRTLLLKHSHPNDDKDSGFFPRNASSSSVNSVLGNHHPTPSHGPDGAVPTMADDLGEPAPLWPHDPEAKEKPLHMPGGDGHRGKSLKLLEKIPEDAEATVVLVGCVPFLEQPAAAFVRLNEAVLLESVLEVPVPVRFLFVMLGPSHTSTDYHELGRSIATLMSDKLFHEAAYQADDRQDLLSAISEFLDGSIVIPPSEVEGRDLLRSVAAFQRELLRKRREREQTKAELTTQGGYVAPGKELSMELGSSEAAPDDDPLLRTGSVFGGLVRDVKRRYPHYPSDLRDALHSQCVAAVLFIYFAALSPAITFGGLLGEKTEGLMGVSELIVSTAVLGVLFSLLGAQPLLVVGFSGPLLVFEEAFFKFCRAQDLEYLTGRVWVGLWLVVFVLALVAAEGSFLVRYISPFTQEIFAFLISLIFIYETFHKLYKVFTEHPLLPFYPPEGALEAELDLNASALPPTEGPPGPRNQPNTALLSLILMLGTFLIAFFLRKFRNSRFLGGKARRIIGDFGIPISILVMVLVDYSITDTYTQKLTVPTGLSVTSPSKRTWFIPPLGSARPFPPWMMVAAAVPALLVLILIFMETQITALIVSQKARRLLKGSGFHLDLLLIGSLGGLCGLFGLPWLTAATVRSVTHVNALTVMRTAIAPGDKPQIQEVREQRVTGVLIASLVGLSIVMGAVLRRIPLAVLFGIFLYMGVTSLSGIQLSQRLLLILMPAKHHPEQPYVTKLDSEDAEPNFDEDGQDEYNELHMPV, encoded by the exons ATGGCCAACGGAGTGATCCCGCCACCCGGGGGCGCCTCCCCCCTACCCCAG GTCCGGGTGCCCTTGGAGGAGCCACCTCTGAGTCCAGACATGGAGGAGGACGATGACTTGGGCAAGACCTTGGCTGTGAGCAGGTTTGGGGACCTCATCAGCAAGCCCCCGGCCTGGGACCCCGAGAAGCCCAGCCGCAGCTACAGCGAGCGGGACTTTGAGT TTCACCGACACACATCCCACCACACCCACCACCCGCTCTCGGCGCGCCTGCCTCCACCCCACAAGCTGCGGCGACTGCCCCCCACCTCTGCTCGGCAgaccaggaggaagaggaagaaagagaaaacctcTGCTCCCCCCTCCGAGGGGACCCCTCCCATCCAGGAGGAGGGGGGAGCCGGAgtggatgaggaggaggaggaagaggaagaagagggggaatcTGAGGCTGAACCTGcagagcccccacccccagggtccCCACCGAAAGCAAAG TTCTCCATTGGAAGTGACGAGGATGACAGTCCTGGCCTCTCCGGGAGGGCTGCCTTCACCAAGCCCCTGCCCTCGGTGGGCCCAAGCTCGGACAAGAGCCCCCAGCACTCCGTCAG CTCTCCTAGTCCCCGGGCCCGCGTCTCCCGAGTCACCGGAGAGAAGGGCCGACCGTGGAGCCCGTCGGCCAGCTATGACCTGAGGGAGCGGCTGTGCCCAGGCAGTGCCCTGGGCGGCCCGGGTGGCCCGGAGCAGCAGGTGCCCACTGACGAGGCGGAGGCTCAGATGCTGGGCTCTGCAGACCTGGATGATATGAAGA GTCACCGGCTGGAGGACAACCCTGGTGTGCGGCGGCACCTGGTCAAGAAGCCATCTCGGACACAGAGTGGGAGGGGCAGCGCCAGTGGCCTGGCCCCCGTCCTGCGCAGgaagaagaagcagcagcagctggaccgTCGGCCCCATGAG GTGTTTGTGGAGCTGAACGAGCTGATGCTGGATCGCAGCCAGGAGCCCCACTGGCGGGAGACGGCCCGCTGGATCAAGTTTGAGGAGGATGTGGAGGAAGAGACGGAGCGCTGGGGAAAGCCCCACGTGGCCTCGCTCTCCTTCCGAAGCCTGCTGGAACTCAGGAGGACCATAGCCCACG GGGCTGCCCTTCTCGACCTGGAGCAGACCACTCTGCCAGGCATCGCGCACCTCGTGGTGGAGACTATGATTGTGTCTGACCAGATCCGGCCGGAGGACAGGGCCAGTGTCCTTCGCACTCTGCTGCTGAAACACAG CCATCCCAATGATGACAAAGACAGTGGCTTCTTTCCCCGAAATGCGTCCAGCTCCAGTGTGAACTCTGTCCTAGGGAATCACCACCCAACCCCCAGCCACGGCCCTGACGGTGCAGTGCCCACCATGGCTGATGACCTGGGGGAGCCAGCCCCACTCTGGCCTCACGACCCTGAGGCCAAGGAG AAGCCCCTGCACATGCCTGGGGGAGATGGTCACCGGGGGAAAAGCCTGAAGCTGCTGGAGAAGATCCCTGAAGATGCTGAGGCTACTGTTGTGCTCGTGG GCTGTGTGCCTTTCTTGGAGCAGCCAGCGGCCGCCTTTGTGCGCCTGAACGAGGCCGTACTCTTGGAGTCTGTGCTTGAGGTCCCCGTGCCAGTTCGCTTCCTCTTCGTGATGCTGGGGCCAAGCCACACCAGCACCGACTATCATGAGCTTGGGCGCTCCATTGCCACCCTCATGTCTGACAAG CTGTTCCATGAGGCTGCCTACCAGGCGGACGACCGGCAGGACCTCCTGAGCGCCATCAGCGAGTTCCTGGATGGCAGCATCGTGATCCCCCCGTCCGAGGTGGAAGGCCGAGACCTGCTGCGCTCCGTGGCTGCCTTCCAGCGCGAGCTGCTCAGAAAGCGCCGGGAGCGTGAGCAGACCAAAGCTGAGCTGACCACCCAGGGTGGCTACGTGGCCCCCGGGAAAG AACTGTCAATGGAACTGGGGAGCTCTGAGGCTGCCCCTGATGATGACCCCCTGCTGCGGACTGGCTCAGTGTTTGGGGGGCTTGTCCGGGACGTGAAGCGCCGGTACCCGCACTACCCCAGTGACCTGCGGGACGCCCTGCACTCCCAGTGTGTGGCCGCCGTGCTCTTCATCTACTTCGCTGCCCTCAGCCCCGCCATCACCTTCGGGGGGCTGCTag GGGAGAAGACAGAGGGGCTGATGGGTGTGTCTGAGCTGATCGTCTCCACGGCTGTGCTTGGcgttctcttttctctgctggGGGCCCAGCCGCTGCTCGTGGTCGGCTTCTCGGGGCCACTGCTCGTCTTTGAAGAAGCCTTCTTCAAG TTCTGCCGGGCCCAGGACTTGGAGTATCTCACGGGCCGTGTGTGGGTTGGCCTCTGGCTGGTGGTCTTCGTCCTCGCCCTAGTGGCCGCGGAAGGCAGCTTCCTGGTCCGCTACATCTCACCTTTCACCCAGGAGATCTTCGCCTTCCTCATCTCGCTCATTTTCATCTATGAGACCTTCCACAAGCTCTACAAG GTGTTCACGGAGCACCCACTGCTGCCATTCTACCCCCCTGAGGGAGCCCTGGAGGCGGAGCTGGACCTGAATGCGAGTGCCCTGCCCCCCACCGAGGGGCCGCCGGGCCCCAGGAACCAGCCCAACACGGCTCTGCTGTCCCTCATCCTCATGCTGGGGACCTTCCTCATCGCCTTCTTCCTGCGCAAGTTCAGAAACAGCCGCTTCCTGGGCGGCAAG GCTCGCCGCATCATCGGGGACTTTGGCATCCCAATTTCCATTCTGGTGATGGTCCTGGTGGATTACTCCATCACAGACACCTACACACAG AAGCTGACGGTGCCCACGGGGCTCTCAGTGACCTCCCCCAGCAAGCGCACGTGGTTCATCCCGCCTCTGGGCAGTGCGCGTCCTTTCCCGCCCTGGATGATGGTGGCGGCCGCTGTGCCTGCACTCCTGGTCCTCATCCTGATCTTCATGGAGACACAGATCACTGC GCTCATCGTTAGCCAGAAGGCGCGGAGGCTGCTCAAAGGCTCTGGCTTCCACCTGGACCTGCTTCTGATCGGCTCCCTGGGTGGGCTCTGTGGCTTGTTTGGGTTGCCCTGGCTCACGGCTGCCACCGTCCGCTCGGTGACCCACGTGAATGCGCTGACCGTTATGCGCACTGCCATTGCGCCCGGCGACAAGCCCCAGATCCAGGAAGTTCGGGAGCAGCGGGTCACTGGAGTGCTCATCGCCAGCCTTGTAG gtctGTCCATCGTCATGGGGGCTGTGCTACGTCGGATCCCACTGGCCGTGCTCTTTGGGATTTTCCTGTACATGGGGGTCACATCGCTGTCTGGTATCCAGCTGTCCCAGCGTCTATTGCTCATCCTCATGCCGGCAAAACACCATCCCGAACAGCCCTACGTGACCAAG CTGGACTCTGAAGATGCTGAACCAAACTTTGATGAAGATGGCCAGGACGAGTACAACGAACTTCATATGCCCGTGTGA